One Leisingera sp. M658 genomic window carries:
- a CDS encoding YicC/YloC family endoribonuclease produces the protein MTIRSMTAFASAQGSSDQHSWSWELRSVNAKGLDLRLRVPDWLEGLENHVRSALAKALARGNVSLTLRVSRSEDGTAQMRINSAVLQSVIKSLAETQSIAKQNRVEIRPASAAEVLTFKGVLEQSAGDDDPAPLVKALSKELETLVAEFVQMREAEGAALAQILNSQLEQVAALTARAGERAEERKLKMAETLKTNLARVMNNADGADPDRVAQELALIAVKADVTEELDRLGAHVTAARDLLAKGGAVGRKFDFLMQEFNREANTLCSKAQHSALTAVGLELKTVIDQMREQVQNIE, from the coding sequence CCGCAGCATGACCGCCTTTGCCTCGGCGCAGGGCAGCTCTGATCAGCACAGCTGGAGCTGGGAGCTCCGATCGGTCAATGCCAAGGGGCTGGATCTGCGGCTGCGGGTGCCGGATTGGCTGGAAGGCCTTGAAAATCATGTCCGGTCGGCCCTGGCTAAAGCCCTGGCACGGGGCAATGTCTCGCTCACCCTGCGTGTTTCGCGCAGCGAAGACGGCACCGCGCAGATGCGGATCAACAGTGCCGTTCTGCAATCGGTGATCAAGTCGCTGGCTGAGACACAATCCATTGCCAAGCAGAACCGGGTAGAGATCCGCCCGGCTTCAGCCGCCGAGGTTCTCACGTTCAAGGGGGTGCTGGAACAGTCCGCGGGGGACGATGATCCGGCACCGCTGGTCAAGGCACTCAGCAAGGAATTGGAAACCCTTGTGGCGGAATTCGTGCAAATGCGCGAAGCCGAGGGGGCCGCACTTGCCCAAATCCTTAACAGTCAGCTGGAGCAGGTCGCCGCGCTGACGGCCCGGGCCGGGGAGCGTGCCGAAGAGCGCAAGTTGAAAATGGCGGAGACGCTTAAGACCAACCTGGCGCGCGTCATGAACAATGCCGATGGCGCTGATCCGGACCGCGTGGCCCAGGAGCTGGCCCTGATCGCGGTCAAGGCGGATGTGACAGAAGAACTCGACCGTCTTGGCGCCCATGTGACTGCTGCCCGCGATCTTCTGGCCAAGGGCGGCGCGGTGGGCCGTAAATTCGACTTCCTGATGCAGGAGTTCAACCGCGAGGCCAACACGCTGTGTTCAAAAGCGCAGCACAGCGCCTTGACGGCGGTCGGGCTTGAACTGAAAACCGTGATCGACCAGATGCGCGAGCAGGTGCAGAACATAGAATAA